The genomic interval GGGCGCTCGTAGCCCTCGCCGACGATCACGGCCTCCATCGCCGGGTGCTCGTCGTGCGCCCGGATCAGCGAGTCGATCAGCACGTCGAACCGCTTCACCGGCACCAGCCGGCCGACGGCGAGCACCAGCGGGCGTGCCGAGCGCTCCCCGGCGGGGCTGAACGAGGAGTCGATGCCCGGGGGGATCACCGAGATGTTGCCCGCCGGCAGGCCGAGCAGCTCGATGATCTCGTCCCGGGACGACTGGGAGAGGGTGAGGATGCGGGTCCGCCGGTACAGCGGCGGCGCCAGCTTGAACTCGATGGTCTCGCCGACCTGGGCCAGCCCCCGGGAGAGCACCATCCGCCACATCGCGCCGTGCACGTGGTGCAGGAACACCACCCGCGGGCAGCGCGCCCAGACGGGGGAGAAGAACGGCATCCCGTTCCAGATCTCGACCAGGCCGTCCCACGGGCCGGTGCGGCCCAGCGCGCCGGAGGTGGCCGTCCGCGGGAACACCGAGTACCGGCCGGCCTTGCGGACGATCTGGTAACCGTTGCGCCGGGTGGTCTCGGGGTGGCCGGGTGCCTCGGCGGTGCGCAGGCTGACGTCGACGCCCGCGGCGGCCCACCGCTCGGCGACCTTGTCGGCGTGCAGCTCGGAGCCACCCGCCTCGGGGTCGTCCAGATCCCGCCAGGCCAGCATGTGGATGCGGCGCATCCCCGAGGTCTCGACGAGCTCGGCCAGTGTGGGCTGCGCGGGCAGCGCGTCGGCGAGGCCGGCCAGCAGCCGCTCGGACGCCGCCGACGGGGCGAACTGCCGGCTCAACGCGGACGTCTCGGTCAGGCCGGGTGTTCCGGTCAGGTCGGGTGTTCCGGTCAGGTCGGAGGTCCCGGGCAGCGTGCTCACGCGCGGGCCGTCCGGCGGGCGGCGGCGAGCACCATCAGCCCGGTGACGACGGCGAGCACGGCCTGGCAGCCGAAGTTCGCCCGCGCGGTCGACACGGGGGATCCCTGCGCCCAGGCCATGAGGGCGACGGCGGTGCCGGTCGCGACGGCGAGCACGGCGAGCACGGCGCGTTCGCCGAGTGCCAGCAGGTAGTGGGAGAACAACACGGTCGCTCCGAGACAGGTCATAGCTCCGGCCAGCGGGAGGAGGGCGCCGGAGGCACTGGTGAAACGCGGCCCGAAAGCCAGCGACAGCAGTGTGTCGGGTGCGATCGCCGCTACGGTGAGCAGCCCCACCGCGGGCACCGCGAGTATCGCCAGCGTCGCACCGAGCTGATGCAGCGCATGCTGCCCGAGATGGTTGCGGTCCGCCGCCTCGGGCAGGAGGAACCCGGCGAGGACGATCGCGGCCAGCACGATCACCTTCGCCGCGACCGAGACGGCCGCGTACGAGCCGGACTCGTCCGGGGCGAGCCGGCCCTGCAGCAGCACGTCGATGTTCTGCAGCACACCGAGGAACACCAGCGTCACCAGCGCGGCGCCGACCTCGACGGCGAGCCGCCGCGGCTCCACGGTGGCCGCCGGCCCGGCGACCGGCAGCGGCAGCGTCGTCGCCCCGGTGTCGGCGTGGAGCCTGGCGGGGGCCGGCGGAGCCTCGGGTCGGGTCGGGTCTGCCTGCATGATCGCCGACGGGTGCCGGCGCAGGCTGTAACGGGTGTGCGCGAGCGCGGCGAGCACCCCGAGCAGTACGGCGATGGCCGCGCCGGCCTCGTCCAGCCCGGCCAGGACCAGGGCGATCGTCGAACCGCTCTTGACCGCCGCGTCCACCAGCAGGTTCGCGGCCAGCGACGGGTAGAGCCGCCCGCACTGCATCAGGCCGCGGTCCACGCACAGCAGGCACCAGGCCGCCCCGGCGATGATGATCTCGGCGACACCGCCGGCTCCGGGCAGTGAGAGCTCCCGGGCGACGAACCCGCGCGCGATGATCGCCAGCACCGCGACGGCGAGGACCATGATGACGCCGGCCCGGCGGACCCGGCCGATCCACTCGTCGATCAGGTCGGCCTGGCCGGTGTGCTGCCAGTTCGTGATCCGCCGGACGACCCCGACGAGCAGGGCGCTGCCGGGCATCGAGACGACGAA from Parafrankia discariae carries:
- a CDS encoding glycosyltransferase family 4 protein, with the protein product MSTLPGTSDLTGTPDLTGTPGLTETSALSRQFAPSAASERLLAGLADALPAQPTLAELVETSGMRRIHMLAWRDLDDPEAGGSELHADKVAERWAAAGVDVSLRTAEAPGHPETTRRNGYQIVRKAGRYSVFPRTATSGALGRTGPWDGLVEIWNGMPFFSPVWARCPRVVFLHHVHGAMWRMVLSRGLAQVGETIEFKLAPPLYRRTRILTLSQSSRDEIIELLGLPAGNISVIPPGIDSSFSPAGERSARPLVLAVGRLVPVKRFDVLIDSLIRAHDEHPAMEAVIVGEGYERPALEARIAAAGASGWLRLVGRVDDAGLLDLYRRAWVLTSASAREGWGMTITEAAACGTPSVATKIAGHTDAVADGVSGLLVEDPNDLGKTLAGVLSDPELRTRLSAGALAHAATFTWEHTARSTYLALVNEAARRRLVRRPAPSSRSGAPR
- a CDS encoding lipopolysaccharide biosynthesis protein; this encodes MNTGPATGSLPPQTRGRHRSSRPGAEAAPGPETAPGAEAAPGAEAAPGAEAAPGQPTPPRRQHPSLAAFPGLASLAPERLRGQSDRIRAAMRGAIPLALAGLIANAANLGVTLVIARAMSTRSYGAVAQLFAIFFVVSMPGSALLVGVVRRITNWQHTGQADLIDEWIGRVRRAGVIMVLAVAVLAIIARGFVARELSLPGAGGVAEIIIAGAAWCLLCVDRGLMQCGRLYPSLAANLLVDAAVKSGSTIALVLAGLDEAGAAIAVLLGVLAALAHTRYSLRRHPSAIMQADPTRPEAPPAPARLHADTGATTLPLPVAGPAATVEPRRLAVEVGAALVTLVFLGVLQNIDVLLQGRLAPDESGSYAAVSVAAKVIVLAAIVLAGFLLPEAADRNHLGQHALHQLGATLAILAVPAVGLLTVAAIAPDTLLSLAFGPRFTSASGALLPLAGAMTCLGATVLFSHYLLALGERAVLAVLAVATGTAVALMAWAQGSPVSTARANFGCQAVLAVVTGLMVLAAARRTARA